A stretch of the Rhinoderma darwinii isolate aRhiDar2 chromosome 3, aRhiDar2.hap1, whole genome shotgun sequence genome encodes the following:
- the RASSF3 gene encoding ras association domain-containing protein 3 isoform X5, whose amino-acid sequence MECLPAYDTLDHSNNNDKDAEKERDPLSYLSKEETKEKIQLYNAAVTDKLKMTLNSNGIYTGFIKVQMELRRPITVRTRTNAQSHANGNGNDTAFYLPKGSINILHISSTNTMREVIEALLKKFLVADNPAKFALYKRCQKEDQVYTCKLSDREHPLYLRLVAGPNLETLSFVLREHETGDVMWEAFTIPELRNFLRILDKEEDEQLQSLKRRYSCYKEKLEEALSGVHKPG is encoded by the exons GATGCTGAGAAGGAAAGAGATCCTTTGTCGTACCTCAGTAAGGAAGAAACCAAAGAGAAGATCCAGCTTTACAATGCAGCAGTCACCGACAAATTAAAGATGACCCTG AACTCCAATGGGATATATACAGGCTTCATCAAAGTACAGATGGAACTTAGACGACCAATCACTGTACGGACACGAACAAATGCACAAAGCCATGCCAACGGCAATGGAAATGATACTGCCTTCTACTTGCCCAAGGGCAGCATAAATATTCTGCACATTAGCAGCACCAACACCATGCGAGAAGTCATTGAGGCCTTGTTGAAAAAGTTCTTGGTTGCAGACAATCCTGCTAAGTTTGCACTTTATAAGCGCTGTCAGAAGGAAGATCAAG TGTACACGTGCAAGTTGTCTGACCGAGAGCACCCACTTTATCTTCGACTGGTAGCTGGACCCAATCTCGAAACCTTAAGTTTTGTTTTACGAGAACACGAAACTGGAGATGTCATG TGGGAAGccttcacgataccagaattgcgGAATTTCCTGCGTATCTTGGACAAGGAAGAAGATGAACAATTGCAGAGTTTAAAGCGACGCTATTCATGCTACAAGGAGAAACTAGAGGAAGCTCTGAGCGGAGTACACAAACCTGGCTAG